ATTGTACGGGAactgagagagaaggaaagcGGTGATGATCATGGTAATGATCTTCAGGGACTTCTGCTTTTGAGATCTTTTGGCTTGCACAAGGGTGTTGATAATAAGGGCGTAACAAATAACCATGACAAGGAGCGGGAGGAAGAATCCGACTGTGACTTTCAAGGCCAGGACAGTAACTCTGAAGATCATGGTGACGTTTGGCGAGTATGTAATTTTGCAAACTGTTAGGTCACCCACCCGCGTGCTTTGGCTGTACACAATTTCTGGGATGCACAGGCTCACAGACATCAGCCAGACAGCCAAGCACATGAGTTTGCTGCGTAGGAGTCGCCTTCGCTTAGAAGTTTTAGCTTTCGTCGCCTGGACAATAGTGATGTACCTGTCAAAGCTGATACACGTTAGAAACAAGCTGCAGCTGTAGAAGTTGATCTTATACATGCTGTTGACAACTTTGCACATGAAGTTCTTGAAGATCCAGCCATCGGAGGCAGCCGTGGCCCAGAAGGGGAGGgtgaagaggaggagcaggtccGCAATGGCCAGGTGCAGCAGATACCGATCCATCATGTTCCTCCTGAAGCGGTATTTGCAATAGATGAGCACGACCAAGGTGTTTCCCACCGTGCCCACAGAGAAGATGAGCCAGAAAAATGC
This Gavia stellata isolate bGavSte3 chromosome 6, bGavSte3.hap2, whole genome shotgun sequence DNA region includes the following protein-coding sequences:
- the CCR9 gene encoding C-C chemokine receptor type 9, with the protein product MAVASVVTHPGKTILDYYRNDSTVLSLYGNLVNDTDFMCNKREVRQFAQAFLPAFFWLIFSVGTVGNTLVVLIYCKYRFRRNMMDRYLLHLAIADLLLLFTLPFWATAASDGWIFKNFMCKVVNSMYKINFYSCSLFLTCISFDRYITIVQATKAKTSKRRRLLRSKLMCLAVWLMSVSLCIPEIVYSQSTRVGDLTVCKITYSPNVTMIFRVTVLALKVTVGFFLPLLVMVICYALIINTLVQAKRSQKQKSLKIITMIITAFLLSQFPYNIVLLVKAINTYTRVAYSCQFTNWLDIGLQVTQSIAFLHSCLNPFLYVFAGQRFRTALRRMMQSGGCCRSGGQEQCSSACDSREHSSNWSFAMLGRRRVRSSLTLSTHLTSSIMPPPCQVLL